The Bacteroidales bacterium genome includes the window CCTTCGTGGTTTTGGCATTCCTGAAATAATTGAAGGCAATGCTGCAAATGCAAGATTTAACGAAAAATATAGTTGTGAAAATCCCCTGTCATGTAATATTGTTTTTACAACAGGATTTCTAAGTTCGACACTTAAACTAAAAAATCCTACAACAATCATTACAGCTCTTATAACCATTTTTATCCCAATTATAAAACCTTCAATACGGAATATTTCGCTTTTTTGGAAACCATTCCAGAATAAACCAGCAAATAAAGTCAATATAAGTAATTGTATAAGAAAAAGCGGTTTGGTTAATCTTCTCATTGAATTTTTATACCTGTAAAAGCAAAATGTTATATAAACGCCAACAGAAACAATAGAAATATTTAACGGCAATGCACCTATAATATATATTCCTGATATAATAGTTATTATATGAAAAAATAAAAGCCAAACTGAATTGTTAGTTGCATTTTCTGAAATAAAATCACTATTTTTATTTACTAAATTATATTTGTTTGATATAATAGGGTTTTTGTATTTAGCTGTCCTTTTTCCGATAATATATCCAAACATTACTGCAATAATTCCAGATATACTATATATTAGAATTATTAATATTAAAATGTTTAATGGAGAAATATCTTCTATATTAATTTGTTTAACAGCATAATGATATAGATTTTCTACAATCTTCACTAAATCAGTACCATATAATATTAGTAGCCCAATAATCTTATGAATTATTACACTTAACATTGCAAATATTCCGCCAAGAATATAAGCAATAATATTTTTTCCGATAATAAAAACAAATAATTCTAAAACAATTGCTCCTGTTAATATTCCTATCATAGGTCCAAAAATTATTGCACTTGGCGAAATTGATTTCATTAATGCACATATAAGACCTGCCCGCCAAAATATTCCATTTTCTTTCCACATTTGATGAAAAGATATTAATAAACAAATTGCAATAAATGTCAAAAATGTTCCTGAAAAAGGTACTCTTAAATTATGTAAAAAACTACCAAGAATTATTTCTATTGATGCCCACAAACTACCTATTACTGCAGCTTTTAGCCATTTATCATTTTTTGTTACTGAAATGTCTTTGTTCATATTGTTACTTAAAATAATCACTTACTACTGCTATATTAAAATATGATATTAATCCTTTTTTATTATTTTTTTTCACTACTGTTCGATTAAATAAACCGATGTTTAATACCGATTGTAAATATGTAATAGCCCAATAATGATTTCATGAAATTGGACTAAACATATTTATCCATCGGTATTTACCACTATAACATTTCAAAATAGATTAGACTATTTTGAAATTAACACTGGTATAATATACCGTCTCTACGAGACTTAATTAGTGTGCATCCGTAAAGTCATAATATTCTGCCGAATGTAAATATTTACTTTTAATCAACTTTGTGCTTTCGGCGGTTATTTTGTTGATTATCAATACCCCCGATTAAAATCGGGGGCTATAAATAGTTTGTCCCTACGGGACATTATCTTAACTTTTCTGACTTTACGGATGCATACTAATTACATAAACTAACTATCTTACTACAAATATTATGTATCCCAAATCAAGTTTAGGACAGGCTCTACGGTGCAATCTTAATAAGTTCCAAAGGAACGAAATATTTGTAAAAAAAAAATCAACCTAAAAAGCAAGCCCCAGCGGGGCGACATATTAAGAAACATCAATAATAGCAACGGTTT containing:
- a CDS encoding DUF2478 domain-containing protein, which gives rise to MNKDISVTKNDKWLKAAVIGSLWASIEIILGSFLHNLRVPFSGTFLTFIAICLLISFHQMWKENGIFWRAGLICALMKSISPSAIIFGPMIGILTGAIVLELFVFIIGKNIIAYILGGIFAMLSVIIHKIIGLLILYGTDLVKIVENLYHYAVKQINIEDISPLNILILIILIYSISGIIAVMFGYIIGKRTAKYKNPIISNKYNLVNKNSDFISENATNNSVWLLFFHIITIISGIYIIGALPLNISIVSVGVYITFCFYRYKNSMRRLTKPLFLIQLLILTLFAGLFWNGFQKSEIFRIEGFIIGIKMVIRAVMIVVGFFSLSVELRNPVVKTILHDRGFSQLYFSLNLAFAALPSIISGMPKPRRFISNPINSFTDALLKSHDLLNTIKKQENGNPKIFIITGERHQGKTTFVRQIVTKLKEKEFSVKGFLSEAIFTDGERTGYVLKDIETNKSVEICNINGNSDWNKTGCYYFNPDGIQFGYDILDIKKIKNSDIIVIDEIGKFELNNEGWKKAIDNLLINSKIPMIWVVRKSLVSDVITKWNLSVVEIFDIKKNKIEDIIEKQVKKVK